A window of the Bacillus sp. A301a_S52 genome harbors these coding sequences:
- the dapG gene encoding aspartate kinase, producing the protein MKIVVQKFGGTSLRNETMRDKCSEHVITAVKNGYKVVVVVSAMGRSGDPYATDTLLDLVGGVTTTVSKREQDLLLSCGETISSVVFSSLLQQKGLSSLAMTGAQAGFRTTEDYTNAKITDIKTDRLLAAIETTDVIVVTGFQGETAKGTTATLGRGGSDTSATALGAALKAEVVDIFTDVAGVMTADPRIVKTAKPIKVVTYNEICNMAYQGAKVIHPRAVEVAMQAKVPIRIRSASEEGTGTLITTSTSSSPGKDIEERPITGIAHVKEVSQIKVAASEGEYDLQAKVFKAMATANISVDFINIHPFGVAYTVPEHLTDRAVSVLNSLDLQPEVQQNCAKVSAVGAGMTGVPGIASKIVEALTDRHIQILQSADSHTTIWVLVHEKDMIDAVNALHDMFLQDLDER; encoded by the coding sequence ATGAAAATTGTTGTTCAGAAATTCGGTGGTACCTCATTAAGAAATGAGACAATGCGCGATAAATGTAGTGAGCACGTAATCACTGCTGTAAAAAATGGTTACAAAGTGGTTGTGGTTGTGTCTGCAATGGGACGATCTGGCGACCCTTATGCTACTGATACCCTTTTAGATTTAGTAGGCGGCGTCACTACCACTGTATCTAAACGAGAACAGGATTTATTATTATCGTGTGGTGAAACAATTTCTTCTGTTGTGTTTTCATCTCTTCTCCAACAAAAGGGGCTTTCATCACTTGCCATGACGGGGGCTCAAGCAGGTTTTAGAACAACGGAAGACTATACTAACGCGAAAATAACTGATATAAAAACTGACCGTCTTTTAGCAGCGATTGAAACTACTGACGTGATTGTTGTAACAGGATTTCAAGGTGAGACTGCAAAAGGCACAACGGCTACACTTGGAAGAGGCGGATCAGATACATCTGCTACAGCTTTAGGTGCGGCTTTAAAAGCAGAGGTCGTGGACATTTTTACAGATGTGGCTGGTGTCATGACGGCAGATCCACGCATTGTAAAAACAGCAAAGCCTATTAAGGTCGTCACGTATAATGAAATATGTAATATGGCCTACCAAGGAGCTAAAGTTATCCATCCTCGGGCAGTGGAAGTGGCCATGCAGGCGAAAGTACCAATTAGAATAAGATCAGCTTCTGAAGAAGGCACAGGAACGTTAATCACGACGAGTACCTCTTCCAGCCCGGGAAAAGATATAGAGGAGCGCCCAATTACAGGTATTGCTCATGTCAAAGAAGTTTCACAAATAAAAGTGGCTGCTAGTGAAGGAGAATATGATCTTCAGGCGAAAGTTTTTAAAGCGATGGCTACAGCTAATATCTCTGTGGACTTTATTAATATTCATCCATTCGGCGTGGCTTATACGGTTCCAGAGCATCTCACTGATCGTGCAGTTAGCGTTTTGAACAGCTTAGACTTACAACCTGAAGTACAGCAAAACTGTGCGAAAGTATCAGCTGTAGGTGCTGGTATGACCGGAGTGCCAGGAATAGCTTCTAAAATCGTTGAAGCACTTACCGACCGTCATATCCAAATATTACAGTCGGCTGATTCACACACAACCATTTGGGTACTTGTACACGAAAAAGACATGATCGATGCTGTAAATGCGCTTCACGACATGTTTTTACAAGATCTTGACGAAAGATAA
- the dpaA gene encoding dipicolinic acid synthetase subunit A, whose amino-acid sequence MLTGMQVAIIGGDLRQIEVIRKLSTLDTSLYLIGFDQLDDGFLGVENKTFETVNTELLDAVILPVNGVNHNGEADTVFSGQPQVLEEKWLAKTPEHLKIYTGIANKTLKNIAQKSEKSLVELMNRDDLAIYNSIPTAEGAVMLVIQHTNMTIHRSNVLITGFGRVGQTVARTFANLGARVSVAAKERELLARIYEMNLTPIPLNNLSDAVSEADVVINTIPAHVLTSTIIAKMQNHVLILDIASKPGGTDFNFANKRGIHAILTPGLPGLVAPKTAGIQLAELLSTLLEKQWNDQKGGRH is encoded by the coding sequence TTGTTAACTGGAATGCAGGTAGCTATTATTGGAGGAGATTTAAGGCAGATCGAAGTTATTCGTAAACTATCTACTTTAGATACTTCTCTTTATTTAATTGGGTTTGATCAGCTCGATGATGGATTTCTTGGAGTGGAAAATAAAACGTTTGAAACAGTTAATACAGAGTTATTGGACGCTGTTATTTTGCCCGTTAATGGTGTGAATCACAATGGTGAGGCGGATACCGTATTTTCAGGTCAACCCCAAGTGTTAGAAGAAAAGTGGCTTGCAAAAACACCGGAGCATTTAAAAATTTATACTGGCATTGCCAACAAAACCTTAAAAAATATTGCACAAAAATCAGAAAAGTCCCTTGTTGAATTAATGAACAGGGATGATTTAGCTATTTATAATTCTATTCCTACAGCAGAAGGGGCGGTCATGTTAGTCATTCAGCATACAAATATGACAATTCACCGTTCCAACGTTTTGATTACTGGATTTGGGCGAGTAGGTCAAACGGTTGCTAGAACCTTTGCTAATTTGGGAGCGCGTGTCTCGGTGGCTGCAAAGGAAAGGGAGCTTTTAGCTAGAATTTACGAAATGAACTTAACCCCAATTCCTTTAAACAACTTAAGTGATGCAGTGTCAGAGGCAGATGTTGTTATTAATACGATTCCTGCCCACGTTTTAACTTCTACTATTATCGCAAAAATGCAAAATCACGTGCTTATTCTTGATATCGCCTCTAAACCTGGAGGAACTGATTTTAATTTTGCTAACAAAAGAGGTATTCATGCAATCTTAACACCTGGTTTACCCGGTCTAGTCGCTCCAAAAACTGCAGGCATTCAGCTTGCAGAATTATTGTCTACGCTACTTGAGAAACAATGGAATGATCAGAAAGGAGGCCGCCATTAA
- the asd gene encoding aspartate-semialdehyde dehydrogenase — MTHQTFNVAIVGATGAVGEQMIRTLEKLDFPVDTLLLLSSKRSAGKQLTFKGEQLTVQEAKPESFEGIQLALFSAGGSVSKALAPEAVKRGAIVVDNTSAFRMDKDVPLIVPEVNEQALERHKGIISNPNCSTIQMVAALEPIRKEFGLKRIVVSTYQAVSGAGVDAIDEMYEQSRQILDGESIDPQILPVSGDKNHYQIAFNAVPQIDVFQENGFTYEEMKMINETKKIMEDESLQVAATCVRLPVETGHSESVYIEVQEEGLNVERMRKLLDEADGVTLQDDPQNQVYPLASESKGRDDVFVGRIRQDLDHLKGFHMWIVADNLLKGAALNSVQIAFSLIKLGLLK, encoded by the coding sequence ATGACACACCAAACATTTAACGTGGCTATTGTAGGAGCAACAGGGGCGGTAGGTGAACAGATGATCAGGACACTTGAAAAGCTCGATTTTCCAGTAGATACTCTCTTATTGCTTTCTTCTAAAAGATCAGCAGGTAAGCAATTGACATTCAAAGGTGAACAACTAACCGTTCAAGAGGCGAAGCCTGAGTCTTTTGAAGGGATTCAATTGGCATTATTTAGTGCGGGCGGTTCTGTTTCTAAAGCATTGGCTCCGGAAGCAGTGAAGCGTGGCGCTATCGTTGTAGATAATACGAGTGCCTTTAGAATGGATAAAGATGTCCCATTAATAGTACCTGAAGTGAATGAGCAAGCTTTAGAACGCCATAAAGGAATTATTAGTAACCCTAATTGTTCAACTATTCAAATGGTCGCAGCTTTAGAACCAATTCGTAAAGAATTTGGACTGAAACGAATTGTGGTATCTACATACCAGGCTGTTTCAGGAGCAGGTGTAGATGCCATTGATGAAATGTATGAACAATCTCGCCAAATATTGGATGGTGAAAGCATTGACCCACAAATATTACCTGTTTCAGGAGATAAGAACCATTATCAAATAGCATTTAATGCCGTACCACAAATCGATGTTTTCCAGGAGAACGGTTTTACGTATGAAGAGATGAAAATGATCAATGAAACTAAAAAGATAATGGAAGATGAATCTTTGCAAGTGGCGGCCACATGTGTTCGTCTTCCTGTAGAAACTGGACATTCGGAGTCAGTCTATATTGAGGTACAAGAAGAAGGCTTGAACGTCGAAAGGATGCGTAAACTGTTAGACGAAGCTGATGGCGTTACTTTGCAAGACGATCCTCAGAATCAAGTCTATCCACTAGCGTCTGAAAGTAAAGGGAGAGACGATGTGTTTGTAGGCAGAATTCGTCAGGATCTCGATCACCTTAAAGGCTTTCATATGTGGATAGTTGCAGATAATTTACTAAAAGGCGCAGCCCTGAATTCAGTTCAAATAGCTTTCTCTTTAATTAAATTAGGCTTGTTGAAATAG
- a CDS encoding ribonuclease J, which yields MSNQQTEKIRIFSLGGLDEIGKNMYVLEMDDDIIIIDAGCMHPEDDMLGVDIVIPDITYLVENKDRVKGIIVTHGHDDHIGAIPYVLRDLNVPVYGSKFTLALVKDKCSEIKVKKKPKLIEIHADSKIKVGKTPVNFFHTNHSIPDSLGVILHTSQGPIVYTGDFKFDQNPVDGQTSEVGKLTELGEKGVLCLLSDSQNAEIPGNSLSESIVAEGLKDAFHEADGRIIVSLYASHIHRIQQVLTAAENEGRKVVVTGTDIEKVIKIALDIGYLSSNNETLIEKSDIKKYARDELVILTTGSQGEPVSCLARMAKGSHNLVKIEADDRIIISAMPNPGNEKAVSQMVDLLSRTGANVIYGKNKKIHVSGHANQEELKMMLNLVKPQHFIPISGEFRMQYAHRHLARSVGIDDSRIFLLEKGELVEFTKRKGKRGNKIPSGHVLIDGLGVGDVGNIVLRDRRLLSKDGILVVVVTLNKKHSAILSGPDIISRGFVYVRESEALINQAEKLVTETLQHSMEQNQTEWSQLKTQVRDQLSRFLYEKTKRRPMIMPIIMEA from the coding sequence TTGTCGAATCAACAAACTGAAAAGATCCGTATTTTTTCCCTAGGTGGACTGGATGAAATAGGGAAAAATATGTATGTCCTTGAAATGGACGATGACATTATTATTATTGATGCCGGTTGTATGCACCCAGAAGATGATATGCTAGGTGTAGACATTGTCATTCCTGATATCACTTACTTGGTTGAAAATAAAGACCGTGTTAAAGGTATTATCGTAACCCACGGCCACGATGATCACATTGGCGCTATTCCATATGTTTTACGTGACTTGAATGTTCCTGTTTATGGTTCAAAGTTTACGTTAGCGTTAGTTAAAGATAAATGCAGTGAGATTAAAGTAAAGAAAAAGCCAAAACTTATAGAAATTCACGCTGATTCTAAAATTAAAGTGGGGAAAACACCAGTGAATTTCTTCCACACGAATCACAGTATTCCAGATTCACTAGGCGTTATCCTTCATACCTCTCAAGGGCCGATCGTATATACTGGTGATTTTAAATTTGACCAAAACCCTGTAGATGGACAAACATCAGAAGTTGGAAAACTTACAGAGCTTGGAGAGAAAGGTGTACTATGTTTACTCTCTGATAGTCAGAATGCCGAGATACCAGGAAACAGCTTGTCTGAATCTATTGTGGCAGAAGGATTAAAGGATGCATTCCATGAAGCTGATGGTCGTATCATCGTGTCACTTTATGCCTCCCATATTCATCGAATTCAGCAAGTGTTAACAGCTGCAGAGAATGAAGGACGAAAAGTAGTCGTGACAGGAACGGACATCGAAAAAGTAATCAAAATTGCACTTGATATTGGATATTTATCTTCAAATAATGAGACGTTAATCGAAAAGAGCGACATTAAAAAATACGCCCGTGATGAACTCGTTATTTTGACGACAGGTAGTCAAGGTGAACCTGTAAGTTGTCTAGCAAGAATGGCTAAGGGCTCTCATAACTTAGTTAAAATTGAAGCTGATGACCGTATTATTATTTCTGCAATGCCTAATCCAGGGAATGAAAAAGCTGTTTCTCAAATGGTTGACTTACTATCCCGCACAGGCGCTAATGTAATATATGGGAAAAACAAGAAAATCCATGTTTCCGGTCATGCCAATCAGGAAGAGTTAAAAATGATGCTTAATCTCGTTAAACCTCAGCATTTTATCCCAATAAGTGGCGAGTTTCGCATGCAATATGCCCACAGGCACTTAGCGAGATCGGTTGGTATAGATGATAGTCGTATTTTCCTCTTAGAAAAAGGAGAATTAGTTGAATTTACGAAGCGAAAGGGTAAACGGGGAAATAAAATTCCTTCAGGACATGTTTTAATAGACGGGCTAGGAGTTGGAGATGTAGGAAATATTGTGCTTAGAGATAGACGCCTCCTGTCCAAAGACGGTATACTTGTTGTGGTTGTAACACTCAATAAAAAACATAGTGCTATTTTATCAGGCCCTGATATTATTTCTAGAGGGTTTGTGTATGTGAGGGAGTCAGAGGCCCTTATTAACCAAGCAGAAAAACTGGTAACTGAAACACTTCAACATTCCATGGAACAAAATCAGACGGAGTGGTCGCAATTGAAAACGCAGGTACGTGATCAATTAAGTCGCTTTTTATACGAAAAAACTAAGCGACGCCCGATGATTATGCCAATTATAATGGAAGCTTAA
- a CDS encoding polysaccharide deacetylase family protein: MLKKVAIQLGTFFFLLIVTLSHIQNPVTGGYIEELRGQAEQVMKEESPLYMEILRVKQEYEDSPINARIDPVWKAVPGYNGREVDVQKSYENMKKRGDFQEEALVFKEISPEITLKDLPPSPIYRGNPDKPMVGFMVNVAWGNDHLPDILKTFKENNVKATFFLDGSWVKNNSNLAMMIKEEGHEIGNHAYSHPDMKRLARESIRDEIIRTNEVIDAALNEKPVWFAPPSGSFREDVVTVASELNMYTILWTVDTVDWKNPSSAQMTQRVVNHAEPGSLILMHPTASSANGLEAMITGLKNKNLHIGKVSEVLSEKRLSD, translated from the coding sequence ATGTTAAAGAAAGTTGCGATTCAATTGGGAACCTTCTTTTTTTTGTTAATTGTAACCTTGTCTCATATACAAAATCCTGTCACTGGTGGATATATTGAAGAATTAAGAGGGCAAGCAGAACAAGTGATGAAAGAAGAAAGTCCTCTTTATATGGAAATACTTCGAGTGAAGCAGGAGTATGAAGATTCACCGATCAATGCACGTATTGATCCTGTTTGGAAAGCAGTCCCAGGCTATAACGGGAGAGAGGTAGACGTTCAAAAATCTTATGAGAACATGAAAAAACGGGGAGACTTTCAAGAAGAGGCTCTCGTTTTTAAAGAAATATCACCAGAGATAACACTTAAAGATCTTCCACCATCCCCTATTTATAGAGGCAATCCGGATAAACCAATGGTTGGTTTTATGGTCAATGTCGCTTGGGGGAACGACCATTTACCAGACATATTAAAAACGTTTAAAGAAAATAATGTAAAGGCAACCTTCTTTTTAGATGGCTCATGGGTGAAAAATAACTCGAATCTTGCTATGATGATAAAGGAAGAAGGGCATGAAATAGGAAATCATGCTTACTCACATCCAGATATGAAGAGGTTAGCTCGAGAAAGTATTCGCGATGAGATAATAAGAACGAACGAAGTAATTGATGCAGCCCTCAATGAGAAGCCAGTTTGGTTTGCACCGCCGAGCGGTAGTTTTCGTGAAGATGTCGTCACTGTGGCCAGTGAGTTAAATATGTATACGATACTCTGGACGGTTGATACCGTTGATTGGAAAAATCCATCATCTGCTCAAATGACACAGCGGGTCGTGAATCATGCAGAGCCTGGCTCACTCATCCTTATGCATCCGACAGCGTCATCAGCCAATGGGCTAGAAGCTATGATTACCGGTCTTAAGAATAAGAATTTACACATAGGAAAAGTATCAGAGGTTCTTAGTGAAAAACGACTCTCTGATTAA
- the dapA gene encoding 4-hydroxy-tetrahydrodipicolinate synthase: MALGNVLTAMVTPFDFKGNIDFKKMNRLMDYLIENGTEGVIVGGTTGESATLSMEEKSALYEHAVKAAAGRIPVIAGTGMNDTYATAELTVKAEKLGVDGIMLVTPYYNKPSQRGLYEHFKTIAEKTSLPVMLYNIPGRCVVNLLPETVVALSKIHNITSIKEASGDLDQMTTIISETPKEFQVFSGDDSLTLPSMAVGADGIVSVSSHIVGNDMQHMIRAFKSGDMATASAIHQKLLPIMKSLFIAPNPSPVKTALQIKGLDVGGVRLPLLPVTPEERLIIQHALS, encoded by the coding sequence ATGGCATTGGGTAATGTCTTAACGGCAATGGTAACTCCTTTTGATTTTAAAGGAAATATTGATTTTAAAAAAATGAATCGATTGATGGATTATTTAATTGAAAATGGGACAGAGGGCGTTATTGTTGGTGGAACAACAGGAGAATCTGCAACCCTTAGTATGGAAGAAAAGTCTGCTTTATACGAGCATGCCGTTAAAGCGGCTGCTGGGAGGATTCCTGTCATTGCAGGGACAGGAATGAACGACACCTATGCAACAGCAGAACTCACGGTGAAAGCAGAAAAATTAGGGGTAGATGGTATTATGCTTGTTACCCCGTATTATAATAAACCTTCTCAACGAGGTTTATATGAGCATTTTAAAACAATTGCAGAAAAAACCTCTCTACCAGTTATGCTTTATAATATTCCAGGACGTTGTGTCGTAAACCTACTTCCGGAAACGGTCGTGGCTCTGTCTAAAATTCACAATATAACATCTATAAAAGAAGCTAGTGGGGATCTAGATCAGATGACAACGATCATTTCTGAAACCCCTAAAGAGTTTCAAGTTTTTAGCGGGGACGACAGCTTGACACTACCATCTATGGCTGTTGGAGCTGATGGTATCGTATCTGTTTCCAGTCATATTGTAGGTAATGACATGCAGCATATGATAAGAGCGTTTAAATCAGGTGATATGGCAACAGCTTCTGCTATTCATCAAAAGTTATTGCCTATTATGAAGAGCTTATTTATCGCACCAAATCCTTCACCAGTGAAAACAGCTCTTCAAATTAAAGGACTCGATGTAGGAGGCGTCCGCCTTCCATTACTTCCTGTAACACCAGAAGAACGGCTCATTATCCAACATGCTTTGTCTTAA
- a CDS encoding dipicolinate synthase subunit B — translation MILKGKHIGFGLTGSHCTYEEVIPEIEKLVSLGAKVTPFVSYTVQTTDSKFGKSDDWIKKIKAITSEPLVDTIVKAEPFGPKTPLDCMVIAPLTGNSTSKLANALTDTPVLMGAKATMRTGRPIVLAVSTNDALGLNGVNIMTLMAAKNIYFVPLGQDHPYKKPNSLVADMTKIPETVKNAIEGKQVQPVFIERYKN, via the coding sequence ATGATTTTAAAAGGCAAGCATATCGGTTTTGGATTGACAGGATCTCATTGTACGTATGAAGAGGTGATACCTGAAATAGAAAAACTTGTTTCACTAGGAGCAAAGGTCACCCCTTTTGTATCTTATACAGTACAAACGACCGATTCAAAATTTGGGAAAAGTGATGATTGGATCAAAAAAATTAAAGCTATTACATCAGAACCACTTGTGGATACAATTGTGAAGGCAGAGCCTTTTGGGCCTAAGACCCCTTTAGATTGCATGGTTATTGCCCCATTAACAGGGAATTCTACAAGTAAATTAGCCAATGCCTTAACAGATACACCTGTATTAATGGGAGCGAAAGCAACAATGAGAACGGGCAGACCGATTGTTCTTGCAGTCTCTACCAATGATGCCCTCGGTTTAAATGGTGTGAACATTATGACGCTTATGGCTGCTAAAAATATTTATTTTGTACCACTTGGCCAAGATCACCCTTACAAAAAACCTAACTCACTCGTAGCAGACATGACTAAAATACCTGAAACAGTAAAAAATGCTATTGAAGGGAAGCAAGTTCAACCTGTTTTTATAGAAAGATATAAAAATTAA
- a CDS encoding insulinase family protein yields MIKRYECKNGVRIVFEPIETVRSVAVGIWVGTGSRFEKKEENGMSHFIEHMFFKGTKSRSAHEIAESFDSIGGHVNALTSKEYTCYYAKVLDTHAKYAVDVLADMYFNSTFEKRELEKEKGVVLEEIKMYEDTPDDLVHDLLSKASYGDHPLGFPILGTEQTLDSFSSDDLFSYMNQYYHANNVVISICGNVDESFVSYVEDLFSSLPGTAFPDVKLEKPAFIPDKIVRQKETEQAHLCLGFDGYALDDDKIYSLILMNNALGGSMSSRLFQEIRENRGLAYSVFSYHSAYKDSGMLTVYAGSAPEQLERTFDVMLETIAKVAENGLTDKELKNGKEQLKGGLMLGLESTNSRMSRNGKNELLLGKHRSLNDITNAIDSVTMADIKATSEDILSKEYSLTLITPNGKLPPSIN; encoded by the coding sequence GTGATTAAACGTTATGAATGTAAAAATGGCGTAAGAATTGTGTTCGAACCGATAGAAACAGTCAGGTCAGTTGCAGTAGGAATATGGGTAGGCACAGGCTCGCGCTTTGAAAAAAAAGAAGAAAATGGGATGTCTCATTTCATTGAACACATGTTTTTTAAAGGAACTAAATCCCGATCAGCTCATGAGATAGCTGAATCTTTTGATTCGATTGGAGGACACGTGAATGCCCTTACTTCTAAAGAATACACATGCTACTATGCAAAAGTACTAGATACACATGCTAAGTATGCAGTAGATGTGTTGGCAGATATGTACTTCAATTCCACCTTCGAAAAACGCGAATTGGAAAAAGAAAAAGGGGTCGTATTGGAAGAGATCAAAATGTACGAAGATACGCCAGATGATCTCGTCCATGATTTACTTAGTAAAGCGAGCTACGGGGACCATCCACTAGGATTTCCTATTCTCGGGACAGAGCAAACATTAGATTCATTCTCCTCGGATGATTTATTTTCATATATGAATCAATATTATCATGCAAACAACGTTGTGATTTCCATATGTGGGAACGTCGATGAGTCATTCGTATCGTATGTTGAGGATTTGTTCTCCTCTCTTCCAGGAACGGCATTTCCCGATGTGAAGCTAGAAAAACCAGCATTTATACCAGATAAAATAGTGCGTCAAAAAGAAACCGAACAAGCTCATTTATGCTTAGGGTTTGATGGTTACGCACTAGATGATGATAAAATTTACTCCTTAATTTTGATGAACAACGCATTAGGTGGCAGTATGAGTAGCAGGTTGTTTCAGGAAATAAGAGAAAATAGAGGGCTTGCCTATTCTGTTTTCTCCTATCACTCTGCTTACAAAGATTCTGGAATGCTGACTGTGTATGCTGGTTCAGCACCGGAGCAGTTAGAGCGAACATTTGATGTTATGCTGGAAACAATAGCAAAAGTAGCGGAAAATGGCTTGACTGATAAAGAACTCAAAAATGGCAAAGAACAGTTAAAGGGAGGTTTGATGCTTGGCTTAGAAAGTACGAACAGTCGAATGAGTCGAAACGGTAAAAATGAGTTACTCCTTGGTAAGCATCGCTCATTAAATGATATAACGAACGCCATTGACAGTGTGACAATGGCCGATATTAAAGCAACGAGTGAAGATATTCTTTCAAAAGAATATTCCTTAACATTAATAACACCAAACGGAAAATTGCCTCCCTCTATAAATTAA
- a CDS encoding YlmC/YmxH family sporulation protein, whose translation MRLSEISQKEIIDYQKGERLGVLGQTDLMIDEKTGHIEAFVIPTLKWFGLGKREKEVTVYWKQIKKIGADMIIIEVK comes from the coding sequence ATGAGGTTAAGTGAAATAAGTCAAAAGGAAATCATTGATTATCAAAAAGGTGAGAGGCTAGGGGTTTTAGGCCAAACAGACCTTATGATTGATGAAAAAACTGGTCATATCGAAGCTTTTGTCATCCCTACATTAAAGTGGTTTGGCTTAGGCAAAAGAGAAAAAGAAGTAACGGTCTATTGGAAACAGATAAAAAAAATTGGTGCCGATATGATTATCATAGAAGTTAAATGA